The following proteins come from a genomic window of Methanosarcina sp. MTP4:
- a CDS encoding ATPase domain-containing protein, producing the protein MERISSGIPELDDRLNGGYPRGRVIMVTGSTGTGKTIFGIHFLYRTCMDGKRCVLVATEELPEDIIKQSEMLGLGLSRFYENGQLVIEKAFQNRSEKVQTSKFGFTPEGLEIELPLLADYVPEGTDVVVIDNLGVFTLRLSVQDFRDQFDALNFILSTKEGCTAMFVMDETACKMTRGLAEYSSSGSLRLVLGENPYTGNLERHIHIPKMRRTCIKLELIRFEIGSGGISLL; encoded by the coding sequence ATGGAACGCATATCCTCGGGCATACCTGAACTGGACGACAGACTTAACGGTGGCTATCCAAGGGGCAGGGTAATCATGGTTACCGGGAGTACCGGTACGGGTAAGACCATCTTTGGCATCCATTTCCTTTACAGGACATGCATGGATGGTAAGCGCTGCGTGCTGGTCGCAACCGAGGAGCTTCCTGAAGATATCATCAAGCAGTCGGAAATGCTCGGGTTAGGGCTTTCAAGGTTCTATGAGAACGGGCAACTGGTTATAGAAAAGGCATTCCAGAACCGGTCCGAGAAAGTCCAGACCTCCAAATTCGGTTTCACTCCCGAGGGCCTGGAAATCGAACTCCCTTTACTTGCTGACTATGTGCCTGAAGGAACCGATGTCGTTGTTATTGATAATCTAGGAGTTTTCACCCTTCGCCTTTCGGTCCAGGACTTCAGGGACCAGTTCGATGCCCTTAACTTCATTCTCAGCACAAAAGAAGGTTGCACGGCCATGTTTGTCATGGATGAAACCGCCTGCAAAATGACCCGGGGCCTTGCAGAGTATTCTTCCAGTGGCTCTCTCAGGCTCGTGCTGGGTGAAAATCCCTATACCGGCAACCTTGAGCGCCACATCCATATACCGAAAATGCGAAGAACCTGCATCAAACTGGAGTTGATAAGGTTTGAAATCGGTTCGGGTGGTATCAGTTTGCTTTAA
- a CDS encoding beta-ribofuranosylaminobenzene 5'-phosphate synthase: protein MIKIVTSCRLHMTLIDLNGEIGRVDGGAGLALPTPNVTLTAEKADEIRVEGAEAFTDRMKRAVEAVLPEGEGVRINVESLIPPHVGFGSGTQSSLSAAAAVNELYGLGMSVRDLAFTVQRGGTSGIGVGAFENGGFIVDGGHRFRDKGAFLPSAASRVPPGPVLFRRDFPDWNLVVAVPNDKGMHDEEEVAVFKKFCPLPIEEVREVAHVVLMQMMPAVMEEDIESFGSAVNHVQNVGFNRLEHYVWPDIVKEVSAFMRTRSYGAGVSSFGPVVYSLVDNKAEGQELQAEVQQMLDESLGGTVFMTKAKNSGAEISRL from the coding sequence ATGATCAAAATAGTTACATCTTGCAGGCTTCATATGACTCTTATTGACTTAAACGGGGAGATCGGAAGGGTAGATGGGGGGGCAGGCCTTGCACTTCCAACTCCCAACGTCACGCTAACAGCTGAAAAAGCAGACGAAATCCGGGTTGAAGGCGCGGAGGCTTTTACCGATCGCATGAAACGGGCCGTTGAAGCCGTTCTCCCGGAAGGGGAAGGTGTACGGATAAATGTTGAGTCCCTCATTCCCCCTCATGTTGGATTCGGCTCCGGAACCCAGTCCTCTCTCTCGGCTGCTGCGGCCGTGAACGAGCTCTATGGGCTCGGGATGAGCGTCCGGGACCTCGCGTTTACCGTGCAGCGGGGGGGGACCTCGGGAATAGGTGTAGGAGCATTTGAAAACGGCGGTTTCATTGTTGACGGGGGACACAGGTTCAGGGATAAAGGAGCTTTTTTACCCTCGGCTGCCAGCAGGGTGCCTCCGGGTCCCGTGCTCTTCAGGAGAGATTTCCCGGACTGGAACCTGGTAGTTGCCGTTCCAAATGACAAGGGGATGCACGATGAGGAGGAAGTGGCGGTTTTCAAGAAATTCTGCCCCCTTCCCATAGAAGAAGTCAGGGAGGTTGCTCACGTCGTGCTCATGCAAATGATGCCTGCCGTGATGGAAGAAGATATCGAGAGCTTCGGATCAGCCGTAAACCATGTACAGAACGTGGGTTTCAACAGGCTTGAACACTATGTCTGGCCGGATATTGTCAAGGAAGTCTCAGCCTTCATGCGCACCCGAAGTTACGGTGCCGGGGTGAGCTCATTCGGGCCTGTGGTCTATTCCCTGGTGGATAACAAAGCCGAAGGGCAGGAACTCCAGGCAGAAGTCCAGCAGATGCTCGATGAGTCCTTAGGTGGGACAGTCTTCATGACAAAAGCCAAAAACAGTGGAGCGGAGATTTCCCGGCTTTGA
- a CDS encoding cation diffusion facilitator family transporter — protein MVELAEQELEEEGDYGKLPRREETNAGNPHSHTHGVIDPELLSTERGLYAVRWSFAGLMLTALFQIFIVYISGSVALLADTIHNFGDAVTAIPLGFAFLLARKKPSKRFTYGYGRAEDLAGLIIVFLILFSAIVAAYESVQRLLSPQPVNFLGAVVVASLIGFLGNELVAKFRISVGKEIGSAALVADGYHARVDGYTSLAVLFGALGVWLGYPLADPLIGLLITVAILHIVLDAGKAVLSRMLDGVDPEIVDEIREELGTVKEVNDVSEVRVRWLGHRLHAEVNIAVDPGLSVEDGHAVAVEVRHRLLHDLGYLSNAVVHVDPLGSSGEEFHRIPEHEHDSLPPHSH, from the coding sequence ATGGTAGAGCTGGCAGAGCAGGAGTTAGAAGAAGAGGGGGATTACGGAAAACTCCCCCGGAGAGAGGAAACTAACGCCGGAAACCCTCATTCCCACACCCATGGCGTAATAGACCCGGAGCTCCTTTCCACAGAGAGGGGACTCTACGCGGTCAGGTGGTCTTTTGCAGGACTCATGCTCACCGCGCTCTTCCAGATCTTCATTGTTTACATCTCGGGCAGTGTTGCCCTCCTTGCCGATACCATCCACAACTTCGGGGATGCCGTAACTGCGATTCCCCTGGGTTTTGCCTTCCTGCTTGCCCGGAAGAAGCCCAGCAAGCGCTTCACCTACGGGTACGGGAGAGCAGAAGACCTCGCTGGGCTCATAATTGTTTTTTTGATCTTATTCAGTGCCATTGTTGCGGCCTATGAATCCGTGCAAAGGCTACTTTCCCCTCAGCCTGTGAATTTCCTGGGGGCGGTGGTTGTCGCATCCTTAATAGGCTTTCTAGGCAACGAACTGGTCGCTAAATTCAGGATAAGCGTAGGAAAAGAAATAGGAAGTGCCGCCCTGGTAGCTGACGGATATCATGCCCGTGTGGACGGGTACACAAGCCTTGCCGTGCTGTTCGGGGCGCTGGGAGTCTGGCTTGGTTACCCTCTTGCAGACCCGCTTATCGGACTGCTCATAACCGTTGCAATCCTCCACATTGTCCTGGACGCGGGAAAAGCCGTTTTGTCCCGCATGCTCGACGGAGTTGACCCCGAAATCGTGGATGAGATCAGGGAGGAACTCGGCACGGTAAAGGAGGTGAATGATGTGAGCGAGGTCAGGGTACGCTGGCTCGGACACAGGCTGCACGCCGAGGTGAACATTGCAGTGGACCCGGGCCTCTCAGTGGAAGACGGCCATGCCGTTGCAGTGGAAGTGCGCCACAGGCTGCTGCATGACCTGGGTTACCTCTCAAATGCTGTCGTCCATGTGGACCCCCTTGGTTCCTCAGGCGAGGAGTTTCACAGGATCCCGGAGCATGAACACGACAGTTTGCCCCCGCATTCCCACTAA
- the fen gene encoding flap endonuclease-1: MGTDIGDLLQKRKVELSYLANRVVAIDAFNTLHQFLSIIRQRDGNPLQDSSGRVTSHLSGLLYRTTSLVEAGIKPVFVFDGKPPDLKAETLNKRKEVRESAREKWETAKATGDREAAYKYAQASSKVDQHIVEDARYLLDIMGIPWVQAPSEGEAQAAYMALKKDADFVASQDYDSFLFGAPAVVRNLAITGKRKLPGKNVYVDVEPEMIELEETLKALEINRQQLIDIAICVGTDYNKGLEKVGPKTALKLVKKQGDIHAILREKKIEIEALDRIRDFFTSPETTDDYELKWKKPDHDKLIEFLCREHDFSEDRVEKAFERLKAASGGRQQTLDQWF; the protein is encoded by the coding sequence ATGGGTACAGATATCGGCGACCTGCTCCAGAAAAGAAAGGTTGAGCTCTCATACCTTGCAAACCGTGTAGTTGCAATCGACGCATTCAACACCCTGCACCAGTTTTTAAGCATCATCCGCCAGCGGGACGGAAATCCCCTGCAAGACTCCTCAGGGAGGGTAACCTCCCACCTTTCAGGCCTGCTCTACCGGACCACGAGCCTGGTGGAAGCCGGGATCAAGCCGGTCTTTGTCTTTGACGGCAAACCTCCGGACCTGAAAGCTGAAACCCTGAACAAAAGAAAAGAGGTAAGGGAATCGGCCCGGGAAAAATGGGAGACCGCTAAAGCCACCGGAGACCGGGAAGCTGCCTACAAATACGCCCAGGCTTCTTCAAAGGTCGACCAGCATATTGTGGAAGACGCCAGGTACCTGCTCGACATTATGGGCATCCCCTGGGTCCAGGCACCCTCCGAAGGCGAAGCCCAGGCTGCCTATATGGCCCTTAAGAAAGATGCGGATTTCGTTGCCTCCCAGGACTACGACTCCTTCCTTTTCGGAGCTCCTGCGGTTGTCCGGAACCTGGCGATTACGGGAAAAAGAAAGCTTCCCGGAAAGAACGTTTACGTTGACGTAGAACCCGAAATGATCGAACTCGAAGAGACCCTCAAAGCCCTTGAAATCAACAGACAGCAGCTAATCGACATTGCAATCTGCGTGGGCACGGACTACAATAAGGGTCTTGAGAAGGTGGGCCCGAAAACCGCCCTGAAACTGGTCAAGAAGCAGGGGGATATCCATGCCATACTCAGGGAGAAAAAGATTGAAATCGAAGCCCTGGACCGGATAAGGGATTTCTTTACATCCCCCGAAACCACGGACGACTACGAGCTGAAGTGGAAAAAACCGGACCATGATAAGTTGATCGAATTCCTCTGCAGGGAGCATGATTTCTCGGAGGACAGGGTGGAAAAAGCTTTCGAACGCCTGAAGGCGGCATCCGGAGGGAGGCAGCAGACCCTGGATCAGTGGTTCTGA
- a CDS encoding clostripain-related cysteine peptidase, with product MKRLGIIVLILIFLLVSGCFESGVGPEQGEMEGNITVADGTESGKLQVTTLVAIYMVGSDLESESGYASRDILEILEGLPTNPEDMEVVLAYGGAAAEGWKGMTIADLEDLRQDADDEVVGNEAYHREVYTRANMGDKKSLETFLSYIRDNYESEKVLLVFWDHGDAYRGLCFDENHGYDKLEISELESALAASELHFDLIGFDACLMSTLELAKAVGPFADYMLASETIEPTHGWDYTAFAEYAAEHPEAPPEAVGREIIDSYLENPTHVRPRTLSLLDLSKTDAVLESFDTLAAGLKSEIANPRAYCGLGASFTGARKFGVEPRQEAEISMDLKGFTLEVREEVPHLSEDADHLLETLDSLVVYARHDGSVPGAHGVSIYSPHATEGNYRQYREVSVSDTWYGFLGEYRDRACTDLTEPGISKSGDSFTVEDDSGVTSVEQVYFINSARGAVIFGKLPAACSGDSAYCLPEWDGKWVYFRDNQSGAYTLISATYEGESEDGTRIFSTELELRRNGKARNCLAYLYLEPENGTVDTYLNPYENLENGDILFSREVLSPQGGDALTAYAPLYGNDGTRKWISLETISVGEDAAFVFDYLPEGTYYTALYARDFGSNFNMSESVEVVLD from the coding sequence ATGAAGAGGTTGGGGATCATAGTGCTCATCCTCATATTTCTCCTGGTCAGCGGCTGCTTTGAGAGCGGCGTTGGCCCCGAACAGGGGGAAATGGAGGGAAACATAACTGTTGCCGACGGAACAGAGTCCGGAAAACTCCAGGTTACTACTCTTGTAGCTATCTATATGGTTGGAAGCGACCTTGAGTCTGAAAGCGGGTATGCGAGCCGGGATATCCTTGAAATCCTTGAAGGTCTGCCCACAAACCCGGAGGACATGGAAGTTGTGCTGGCTTACGGAGGGGCTGCTGCGGAAGGCTGGAAAGGCATGACCATTGCTGATCTGGAAGACCTGAGGCAGGATGCTGACGACGAGGTCGTGGGCAATGAGGCGTACCACCGAGAAGTATATACACGGGCAAATATGGGGGACAAAAAAAGCCTGGAAACCTTTCTTTCCTATATCCGGGACAATTACGAAAGCGAAAAGGTCCTGCTGGTTTTCTGGGACCACGGAGACGCCTACCGGGGACTTTGCTTTGATGAAAACCACGGCTACGACAAGCTTGAAATTTCCGAACTCGAAAGCGCCCTTGCAGCCTCAGAACTTCATTTCGACCTCATAGGCTTTGACGCCTGCCTCATGTCCACCCTCGAACTTGCAAAAGCAGTCGGACCTTTTGCCGATTATATGCTAGCCTCCGAAACAATCGAACCTACACACGGCTGGGACTACACCGCTTTTGCGGAGTATGCCGCAGAACACCCGGAGGCTCCGCCTGAAGCCGTGGGCAGGGAAATCATTGACAGCTACCTGGAAAACCCCACACATGTGCGCCCGCGGACCCTCTCCCTCCTGGACCTTTCAAAAACCGATGCCGTCCTGGAAAGTTTTGATACCCTTGCAGCAGGACTGAAATCCGAAATCGCAAATCCCAGGGCTTACTGCGGACTCGGGGCATCCTTTACCGGGGCCAGGAAGTTCGGGGTAGAGCCCCGGCAGGAAGCCGAAATTTCGATGGACCTGAAGGGTTTTACCCTCGAAGTCCGGGAAGAGGTTCCCCACCTTTCAGAGGATGCAGATCACCTTCTTGAAACTCTTGACAGCTTAGTGGTTTATGCACGGCATGACGGCTCCGTCCCAGGGGCACACGGCGTCTCCATATACTCCCCACACGCCACCGAGGGCAATTACCGGCAATACCGCGAAGTTTCGGTTTCCGATACCTGGTACGGCTTCCTGGGGGAGTATAGGGACAGGGCCTGCACGGACCTGACAGAACCCGGGATTTCGAAAAGCGGGGATTCTTTTACGGTTGAAGATGATTCGGGGGTGACTTCGGTTGAGCAGGTATACTTCATAAATTCAGCCAGGGGAGCCGTCATTTTCGGAAAACTGCCTGCTGCCTGCTCCGGGGACAGTGCATACTGCCTCCCGGAATGGGATGGGAAATGGGTCTACTTCCGGGACAATCAATCAGGCGCTTACACCCTCATATCCGCAACGTATGAAGGGGAAAGCGAGGACGGCACCCGAATATTCTCCACGGAACTCGAACTTAGAAGGAATGGGAAAGCCAGGAACTGCCTTGCTTACCTTTACCTGGAACCGGAGAACGGGACCGTGGATACATACCTTAACCCATACGAGAACCTGGAAAACGGGGACATTCTTTTTTCACGGGAGGTGTTGAGCCCGCAAGGAGGAGATGCCCTCACCGCATATGCCCCCCTTTACGGGAATGACGGGACCCGGAAATGGATATCGCTGGAAACGATTTCAGTGGGAGAAGATGCGGCATTTGTCTTTGACTACCTGCCGGAAGGGACCTACTACACCGCGCTCTATGCCAGGGATTTCGGCTCAAACTTCAATATGAGCGAATCGGTGGAAGTGGTTCTGGACTGA
- a CDS encoding presenilin family intramembrane aspartyl protease PSH, which translates to MITMAGLILLVQALALFMATPMEINEMQAFEDPTQVSHSIYYIGLILAFTVLVLIAIKKNMTWLISLFIYFAVLSTLYYVFFALLTLFPSLAGLEVLVSTLLSAGLTVLLYKYPEWYVIDIVGICIASGVSALLGISMSVIPVVVLLLLLAIYDALSVYKTKHMITLAEGVMDLKLPILFVIPKQRGYSFLKENFAEGEKREAFFMGLGDAVMPTLLVVSASIFMENGGPITYPVLGAMLGTLAGYFALSILVMKGKPQAGLPFLNSGAILGFFAGVFVSGSAIM; encoded by the coding sequence ATGATTACCATGGCAGGGCTGATCCTTTTAGTACAGGCCCTGGCGCTTTTCATGGCCACCCCTATGGAAATTAATGAAATGCAGGCATTTGAGGACCCGACACAGGTATCTCATTCCATCTACTACATCGGGCTAATCCTGGCCTTCACCGTGCTCGTCCTGATCGCAATAAAAAAGAATATGACGTGGCTCATCAGCTTATTTATATACTTTGCGGTCCTCAGCACCCTTTACTATGTATTCTTCGCTCTGTTGACCCTCTTCCCCTCACTTGCAGGACTTGAAGTTCTGGTTTCAACCCTGCTCTCTGCAGGGCTGACAGTGCTGCTTTACAAATATCCGGAGTGGTATGTTATTGACATTGTGGGGATTTGCATAGCTAGCGGAGTCAGTGCCCTCCTAGGGATTTCCATGTCCGTTATCCCGGTAGTCGTCCTCCTCCTGCTCCTTGCAATCTATGATGCCCTCTCCGTCTACAAGACAAAGCACATGATCACCCTCGCCGAAGGGGTAATGGATCTGAAACTTCCCATCCTTTTCGTAATTCCCAAACAGCGCGGTTACTCTTTCCTGAAGGAAAACTTCGCGGAAGGGGAAAAGAGGGAAGCCTTTTTCATGGGGCTCGGGGACGCTGTCATGCCTACCCTGCTGGTGGTATCGGCAAGTATCTTTATGGAAAACGGCGGGCCAATAACCTATCCTGTACTGGGAGCCATGCTCGGAACCCTGGCAGGATACTTTGCCCTCTCCATCCTTGTCATGAAGGGGAAACCCCAGGCAGGGCTTCCTTTCCTGAACAGCGGGGCAATTCTTGGCTTTTTCGCAGGAGTTTTCGTTTCAGGGTCAGCAATAATGTGA
- a CDS encoding HAD family hydrolase — protein MAKRIAVVFDSAGTLLHMYRVAKEAATGRILENIESTAIVAKKNGCGLVVLNAENETILRSREEMLLFEFIEEYRVPIGISCSKGELSLETVCEIIKGTQLRMGDVHEVLHAVSARCPNIFYLAAGLIVDSKARDVPYVLSTGGQVFATTLETLRALQAMKVDTYIASGDSMRTLSQLAEYIGIPPERIFALATTTMKEEVVLKLKNKYEKVIMVGDGINDILALRAADLGIMTVQQGDKRPEKLKEAADLVLDDIIKVVDVVKGL, from the coding sequence ATGGCCAAACGAATCGCCGTGGTCTTCGACAGTGCCGGGACCCTTCTCCATATGTACAGGGTTGCAAAAGAAGCCGCAACGGGCCGTATTCTTGAAAACATAGAGAGCACCGCAATTGTTGCAAAGAAGAATGGGTGCGGGCTCGTTGTCCTGAATGCCGAAAACGAAACCATACTCCGGTCCAGGGAAGAAATGCTCCTTTTTGAGTTCATAGAAGAGTATAGGGTCCCGATAGGGATTAGTTGCTCAAAGGGAGAATTGTCCTTGGAAACCGTCTGTGAGATCATAAAAGGAACGCAACTCCGGATGGGAGACGTCCATGAAGTTCTTCACGCAGTTTCTGCCCGCTGTCCGAACATCTTTTACCTGGCCGCAGGGCTGATTGTAGACTCAAAGGCCCGGGACGTGCCCTATGTGCTCAGTACGGGAGGGCAGGTTTTTGCTACCACTCTGGAAACCCTCCGGGCTCTCCAGGCAATGAAGGTGGACACCTACATAGCATCCGGCGACAGCATGCGCACCCTCTCTCAACTTGCGGAATACATTGGCATACCCCCCGAAAGGATCTTTGCCCTCGCAACTACAACTATGAAGGAGGAAGTCGTTCTTAAGCTAAAAAACAAATATGAAAAGGTGATCATGGTAGGGGACGGTATTAACGATATCCTTGCCCTGAGGGCAGCAGACCTGGGAATAATGACGGTCCAGCAGGGTGATAAAAGACCTGAAAAACTCAAGGAAGCCGCCGATCTGGTGCTCGATGATATTATAAAGGTTGTGGATGTGGTAAAGGGACTATGA
- the atwA gene encoding methyl coenzyme M reductase system, component A2 — protein sequence MSIFIEVKNLTVDFDGVKALKNVSLTINEGEVVGILGRSGSGKTILMHVLRGTESFDNISGEVIYHLARCEKCGYIERPSKVSQKCPVCSEELLAFEADFVKLSLYDPLRKEIAKRIAIMLQRTFALYGDERVLVNVMNSLNEIGYKGEDAMKKAVELLEEVNLNHRMMHVARELSGGEKQRVVLARQLVRNPLILLADEPTGTLDPMTAKLVHEAIMRAVDNYNMSMVLTSHWPEVIEQLADKAILLENGEVTMTGDPIEVSTAFMESASMIRQDKDVMVGDSIIRVRDLAKRYISVDRGVVRAVDKISFDVKEGEIFGLVGVSGAGKTTTSKILMGILPPTEGEVEVRVGDEWVDMTKLGVDNKGRATKYMGFLHQEYGLYTHSSVIDNLTESISLDLPFELGVRKAVMTLKAAGFDEDKAKAVLTKMTDELSEGERHRIALAQVLIKEPRIVIMDEPTGTMDPITKVAVTNSILKARDEIGETFVVVSHDMDFVNEICDRVALMRDGKIVDLGVPNSVLSQLTDEEKLKAAEEL from the coding sequence ATGTCAATATTTATTGAAGTTAAAAACCTTACTGTAGATTTTGACGGTGTCAAGGCCCTGAAAAATGTAAGTCTTACTATCAACGAAGGAGAAGTTGTCGGAATTCTGGGGAGAAGCGGGTCTGGAAAGACCATCCTCATGCACGTGTTACGAGGGACCGAATCTTTTGACAACATTTCCGGAGAAGTGATCTACCACCTTGCTCGCTGTGAAAAGTGCGGCTATATCGAACGCCCCAGCAAGGTAAGTCAGAAATGTCCGGTCTGCAGTGAGGAACTCCTGGCTTTTGAAGCGGATTTTGTAAAACTTTCTCTCTATGACCCTCTCAGGAAAGAGATTGCAAAAAGGATTGCGATCATGCTCCAGAGAACCTTTGCCCTCTACGGGGACGAAAGGGTCCTTGTAAATGTCATGAACTCCCTTAACGAAATCGGGTACAAGGGCGAAGACGCCATGAAAAAGGCGGTTGAACTCTTGGAAGAGGTAAACCTGAACCACCGCATGATGCACGTAGCAAGGGAACTTTCCGGGGGCGAAAAGCAGAGAGTGGTGCTTGCCAGGCAGCTCGTCAGAAATCCCCTGATCCTGCTGGCAGACGAGCCCACAGGTACCCTTGACCCGATGACTGCAAAACTGGTCCATGAAGCCATTATGAGGGCAGTTGATAATTACAATATGAGCATGGTATTGACTTCCCACTGGCCCGAGGTAATCGAGCAGCTTGCGGACAAGGCGATTCTGCTCGAAAATGGGGAGGTCACCATGACCGGGGACCCCATTGAAGTCTCCACAGCCTTCATGGAGAGCGCGTCCATGATTAGACAGGATAAGGACGTGATGGTGGGGGACTCAATTATCCGCGTAAGAGACCTTGCAAAGCGCTACATCTCGGTGGACCGCGGAGTTGTCAGGGCAGTGGACAAAATCTCCTTTGACGTAAAAGAAGGCGAAATCTTCGGGCTTGTCGGAGTGAGTGGTGCGGGCAAGACGACCACCTCCAAGATCCTCATGGGAATTTTACCCCCCACTGAAGGGGAAGTAGAAGTCCGTGTAGGGGACGAATGGGTGGACATGACCAAGTTAGGCGTGGACAACAAAGGCAGGGCAACCAAGTACATGGGTTTCCTGCATCAGGAATACGGGCTTTACACTCACAGCTCTGTCATTGACAACCTGACCGAGTCCATCAGCCTGGATCTGCCTTTCGAACTTGGGGTAAGGAAAGCGGTTATGACCCTTAAGGCTGCGGGATTCGATGAAGATAAGGCAAAAGCCGTTCTAACCAAAATGACTGATGAACTGAGCGAAGGGGAGCGGCACAGGATTGCACTTGCCCAGGTTCTTATCAAGGAGCCGAGAATCGTGATCATGGATGAGCCTACCGGGACAATGGACCCGATTACAAAGGTTGCGGTCACAAACTCTATCCTCAAAGCCAGAGATGAAATCGGAGAGACTTTCGTTGTCGTCTCCCACGACATGGACTTTGTAAATGAAATCTGCGACCGGGTCGCCCTTATGCGCGATGGAAAGATCGTGGACCTTGGAGTGCCTAATTCCGTACTTTCTCAACTTACGGATGAAGAAAAGCTCAAGGCTGCAGAAGAATTATAA
- a CDS encoding methanogenesis marker 3 protein, giving the protein MRCWITSKKISVEVNGQQFELPEGSTLGDALKVSNAPYRAGTAIGILKMTAERKSEVITEYAINTTKGEFRIELEDSDSPSGKLWAENFKEYEGKNVHWAGPEALAFGPFEAELKPERGLRGFEAFDVVFGAGGFDPGNTHLIISRKRHAAEYGTPEEGVFAKVIGGKNLLNRLSKDDSILNIEPIIEWEQLAEKTCTGDLSTSIEDGASIFTYFEIELSRNAPVGAEHFYALSREGVLKVDYVASSFISDNSLREEIAPYENFEPRTEGAVSVRTVGYGTGKVYISREDRPSSLVHSVVGHVTKGLELVKLAEKGQELAVESLPPQLVLLGHSFEEVEPVLSSIGVELVKEGYTEEDAVIVRQEPATTLEILGDAKVTAFAVPGSKLVKVELYPEKAPKSVDFFRHSLELKTKTVGQLLVSMVYENTYLFRAEKVEAIKYKEILPENSPRDKVLAGEFGITNQSAKRMGNIGVKLVDDDLFGPTGEKFSSTNIIGRVIDPEKLKGIKEGDIIYVSEAIRK; this is encoded by the coding sequence ATGAGGTGCTGGATTACGAGTAAAAAGATTAGCGTAGAGGTGAACGGGCAGCAATTCGAGTTGCCTGAAGGCTCTACACTTGGAGACGCCCTGAAAGTTTCCAATGCTCCCTATAGAGCCGGTACAGCGATCGGAATTTTGAAAATGACCGCTGAAAGGAAATCGGAAGTCATCACTGAATACGCTATCAACACAACGAAAGGGGAATTCAGGATCGAACTTGAAGATTCCGATTCTCCCTCCGGAAAATTATGGGCTGAAAACTTCAAAGAATATGAAGGGAAAAACGTCCATTGGGCAGGTCCGGAAGCTTTGGCTTTCGGGCCTTTTGAAGCCGAATTGAAGCCTGAGCGAGGGCTCAGAGGTTTTGAAGCTTTTGATGTTGTGTTCGGAGCCGGTGGATTCGATCCGGGGAACACACACCTGATCATTTCCAGGAAAAGGCATGCTGCAGAATATGGAACTCCTGAAGAGGGGGTTTTTGCAAAAGTCATAGGTGGAAAAAACTTATTAAATCGGCTTTCAAAAGATGACTCCATTCTGAACATAGAACCGATAATCGAATGGGAGCAACTTGCAGAAAAAACCTGCACAGGTGACCTTTCAACTTCTATCGAAGACGGGGCAAGCATATTCACTTATTTTGAGATCGAGCTTTCCAGAAACGCCCCTGTGGGTGCAGAGCATTTCTATGCCCTGTCCCGGGAAGGGGTTTTGAAAGTTGACTATGTGGCCAGTTCTTTTATTTCGGATAATTCCCTCCGGGAAGAAATCGCTCCTTACGAAAACTTTGAACCGCGGACAGAAGGTGCCGTTTCGGTCAGGACTGTAGGGTACGGGACAGGCAAGGTCTACATATCAAGAGAGGACAGGCCTTCCAGTCTCGTACACTCTGTCGTAGGGCATGTGACGAAGGGGCTGGAACTAGTGAAACTTGCCGAGAAAGGACAGGAACTTGCGGTAGAGAGTCTTCCGCCTCAGCTTGTTCTTCTGGGTCACAGTTTTGAAGAAGTAGAACCTGTGCTTTCGTCCATAGGGGTGGAACTGGTAAAAGAAGGATATACAGAAGAAGACGCGGTAATTGTGAGACAGGAGCCCGCGACCACTCTCGAGATCCTCGGGGATGCTAAAGTTACTGCTTTTGCTGTGCCCGGGTCAAAACTCGTAAAAGTGGAACTCTACCCTGAAAAGGCTCCCAAATCAGTGGACTTTTTCCGCCATTCCCTGGAACTCAAGACAAAAACCGTAGGGCAGTTGCTTGTTAGCATGGTCTATGAAAATACCTACCTTTTCAGGGCCGAGAAAGTAGAAGCCATTAAGTATAAAGAGATCCTGCCCGAAAACAGCCCCCGGGACAAAGTCCTTGCCGGAGAATTCGGGATCACAAATCAATCGGCAAAGAGGATGGGAAACATCGGGGTAAAACTTGTGGATGACGACCTTTTCGGCCCTACCGGGGAAAAGTTCTCCTCAACAAATATAATTGGCCGGGTTATTGATCCTGAGAAACTGAAGGGCATCAAGGAAGGAGATATAATATACGTAAGTGAAGCTATACGTAAGTGA